The Pseudomonas sp. R4-35-07 genome contains a region encoding:
- the rimI gene encoding ribosomal protein S18-alanine N-acetyltransferase has translation MSEALSFRPMTEADLDAVLKIEYAAFSHPWTRGIFLDGLGKYQIWLMFEGEQQVGHGVVQIILDEAHLLNITVKPENQGRGLGLALLEHLMSRAYAANARECFLEVRDSNTGAFRLYERYGFNEIGRRRDYYPAVGGREDAVVMACTLVD, from the coding sequence ATGAGTGAGGCTTTATCCTTCCGCCCGATGACCGAGGCAGACCTCGATGCCGTGCTGAAGATCGAATACGCAGCGTTCAGCCATCCATGGACCCGGGGCATCTTTCTCGACGGGCTGGGCAAATACCAGATCTGGCTGATGTTCGAAGGTGAGCAGCAGGTGGGCCATGGCGTGGTGCAGATCATCCTCGATGAGGCGCATCTGCTCAATATCACCGTGAAGCCGGAGAATCAGGGCCGAGGTTTGGGGTTGGCGCTGCTGGAGCATCTGATGTCCCGCGCGTATGCGGCCAATGCTCGTGAGTGTTTCCTGGAAGTGCGTGACAGCAATACCGGGGCGTTCCGCCTGTATGAGCGCTATGGCTTCAACGAGATTGGCCGTCGTCGCGATTACTACCCAGCCGTGGGCGGCCGCGAAGACGCGGTCGTGATGGCCTGCACCCTGGTCGACTAA
- a CDS encoding serine kinase/phosphatase: MTESRRPYGATQPEPIDDNEDRMGSMRELDFDEEDQTAEIGDEIPRGEREHLMPDERVREAGLTGASTDDHESTDDDMSPETLIHEDGARDAREEGEDSAADYDLSIVDEDEISGGNGLDEAELADLDPLNGKR, translated from the coding sequence ATGACTGAATCACGACGTCCCTACGGCGCTACGCAGCCCGAACCCATTGATGATAACGAAGACCGCATGGGTTCGATGCGCGAGCTGGATTTTGATGAAGAAGACCAGACAGCGGAAATCGGCGACGAAATACCCCGCGGCGAACGTGAGCACCTGATGCCCGACGAACGGGTACGCGAAGCCGGGCTGACCGGTGCTTCGACGGATGACCATGAGTCGACCGATGATGACATGAGCCCGGAAACGCTGATCCATGAGGACGGCGCGCGGGATGCACGGGAGGAAGGTGAAGATAGCGCGGCGGATTATGACCTGAGCATCGTCGATGAAGATGAGATTAGCGGTGGGAACGGGTTGGATGAGGCCGAACTGGCCGATCTGGATCCGCTCAACGGCAAACGCTGA
- the can gene encoding carbonate dehydratase, which translates to MNELQDLLDNNERWADAIKQEDPEFFAKLARQQTPEYLWIGCSDARVPANEIVGMLPGDLFVHRNVANVVLHTDLNCLSVIQYAVDVLKVKHILVTGHYGCGGVRAAMQDRQFGLIDGWLRTIRDLYYENRDVLAQLPTEEERVDRMCELNVIQQVANVGHTSIVQNAWHRGQSLSIHGCIYGIKDGRWKSLNTTISGFEQLPPQYRLRPLGEV; encoded by the coding sequence ATGAACGAACTACAAGACCTGCTAGACAACAACGAACGCTGGGCGGATGCGATCAAACAGGAAGATCCCGAATTCTTCGCCAAGCTCGCCCGCCAGCAAACTCCGGAATACCTGTGGATCGGCTGCTCCGATGCGCGTGTACCAGCCAACGAGATCGTCGGCATGTTGCCCGGTGATCTGTTCGTGCACCGCAACGTGGCCAACGTGGTGCTGCACACCGACCTCAATTGCCTGTCGGTGATCCAGTACGCGGTCGATGTGCTCAAGGTCAAACATATCCTCGTCACCGGCCACTATGGCTGCGGCGGTGTGCGCGCCGCGATGCAGGACCGTCAGTTCGGCCTGATCGACGGCTGGCTGCGCACCATTCGTGATCTCTACTACGAAAACCGCGACGTGTTGGCCCAGTTGCCCACCGAAGAAGAGCGCGTCGACCGCATGTGCGAGTTGAACGTGATTCAGCAAGTGGCCAACGTCGGCCATACCAGCATAGTGCAAAACGCCTGGCACCGCGGGCAAAGCCTGTCGATCCATGGCTGTATCTATGGCATCAAGGACGGCCGCTGGAAGAGCTTGAACACCACCATCAGTGGCTTCGAGCAATTGCCGCCGCAGTACCGTCTGCGGCCGTTGGGCGAAGTCTAA
- a CDS encoding SET domain-containing protein-lysine N-methyltransferase — protein sequence MKTRAMDKAKAAVTECFYPFKTLLVDQGYPSTGHFQIVQGTGGRTTGIKARVSFDSRTRIARISGYAVIEQRPHTLQLSPRIHLYDAWFCGLLQHSCNPNVFLDTTYLELWTVQPIAVDTRLTLDYATTEDTLFRQFACHCGELNCRGWITGSKEPLNAEGQAFMARWRERKRT from the coding sequence ATGAAAACCCGAGCCATGGATAAGGCCAAAGCGGCTGTGACCGAATGCTTTTACCCATTCAAGACGCTGCTCGTCGATCAGGGTTACCCCTCGACCGGTCACTTCCAGATCGTGCAAGGCACGGGTGGGAGGACAACCGGAATAAAGGCCCGCGTCTCGTTCGACAGTCGCACGCGCATCGCCAGGATTTCCGGCTACGCCGTCATCGAACAACGCCCGCATACGCTGCAGCTATCGCCACGCATACACTTGTACGACGCCTGGTTCTGCGGCCTGTTGCAGCATTCCTGCAACCCGAACGTGTTCCTCGACACCACTTACCTGGAACTCTGGACCGTCCAGCCCATCGCCGTCGACACCCGGTTGACCCTCGACTATGCCACCACCGAAGACACGCTGTTCCGGCAGTTCGCCTGCCATTGCGGCGAGCTGAACTGCCGGGGTTGGATCACCGGCAGCAAGGAGCCGTTGAATGCCGAAGGCCAGGCCTTCATGGCCCGGTGGCGCGAGCGTAAACGGACTTAG
- the acpA gene encoding acid phosphatase — MSDEHVDRPSTDSVGQPPVDSSRRRFLGGAAVLGVGATLSACGNTGEAPGKPMPRPLTSQELDKALRDNVKTVVVIYAENRSFNNLFADFPGLEKPLSALSAADVQQRDRDGSVLTTLPPTWGGVLQVSPQSVDGVTYPSAVQFQENLPNAPFALKGPDAQDLPLSLVTRDLWHVFYQNQMQINSGKNDGFVAWGDSGGLVMGHYAQSRYSLRLWDVAKEFVLCDNFFQGAFGGSFLNHQYLISATAPIYPNAAQSVAKAQIATLQSDDPTDTRLKPLDTSPASAMTGPPQFGPSALTPDGYAVNTLAPPYWPTWIRDPQNPDYAKPDLPNVLVPQTHEHIGDKLSKKNIDWAWYAGAWQATLEQFKDSGGIPKIPNFQYHHQPFNYFKQQGPENRAERDKRLRDGGLGDESSTNRFFADAQAGKLPAVTFYKPQGNLNMHAGYADVASGDRHIVRALKLLQESPQWNNMVVVVTVDENGGWWDHVAPPKGDRWGPGTRVPALVVSPFARKGTVDHTLYDTASILRLITRVFQLETLDGLKQRDAAMIARGQKPMGDLSNALQFSV; from the coding sequence ATGAGTGACGAGCACGTAGACCGCCCTTCCACGGATTCCGTCGGCCAACCGCCGGTCGACAGCAGTCGCCGGCGCTTCCTGGGGGGCGCTGCGGTACTGGGCGTGGGCGCGACCCTGAGTGCGTGCGGCAATACCGGCGAAGCACCGGGAAAACCGATGCCGCGCCCACTCACCTCGCAGGAGCTGGATAAAGCCTTACGCGACAATGTGAAAACCGTCGTGGTGATCTACGCCGAGAACCGCAGCTTCAACAATCTGTTTGCAGACTTCCCCGGGCTGGAGAAACCTCTCTCGGCGCTTTCAGCGGCTGACGTTCAACAACGCGACCGCGATGGCAGCGTATTGACCACCCTTCCCCCGACTTGGGGCGGCGTGTTGCAGGTGAGCCCGCAAAGCGTGGATGGCGTGACCTACCCGAGCGCCGTGCAATTCCAGGAGAACCTGCCCAACGCCCCGTTCGCCCTCAAGGGTCCGGATGCGCAGGACTTGCCGCTGAGCCTGGTGACCCGCGACCTGTGGCATGTGTTCTACCAGAACCAGATGCAGATCAACAGCGGCAAGAATGACGGCTTCGTTGCCTGGGGCGATTCCGGTGGCCTGGTGATGGGCCATTACGCCCAGAGCCGCTATTCCCTGCGCCTGTGGGACGTGGCCAAGGAGTTTGTGCTGTGCGATAACTTTTTCCAGGGTGCGTTTGGTGGCTCGTTCCTCAACCATCAGTACCTGATCAGCGCCACGGCACCGATCTATCCGAATGCCGCGCAATCGGTGGCCAAGGCGCAGATCGCCACGCTGCAAAGCGACGACCCTACAGACACGCGCCTCAAACCCTTGGACACATCGCCGGCCAGCGCCATGACTGGCCCGCCGCAGTTCGGCCCCAGCGCCTTGACGCCGGACGGGTACGCCGTCAACACGCTGGCTCCGCCCTACTGGCCGACCTGGATCCGCGACCCGCAGAACCCGGACTACGCCAAACCGGACCTGCCCAATGTGCTGGTGCCGCAAACCCATGAACACATTGGCGACAAGCTCTCGAAAAAGAACATCGACTGGGCCTGGTACGCTGGCGCCTGGCAAGCCACCCTGGAGCAATTCAAGGACTCGGGCGGTATCCCCAAGATTCCGAACTTCCAGTACCACCATCAGCCATTCAATTACTTCAAGCAGCAGGGCCCCGAGAACCGTGCCGAGCGCGACAAACGCCTGCGCGACGGCGGGTTGGGCGATGAGTCGAGCACCAACAGGTTCTTCGCCGACGCCCAAGCGGGCAAGCTGCCCGCCGTGACCTTCTACAAGCCCCAGGGCAACCTGAACATGCACGCCGGCTATGCCGATGTGGCCTCGGGCGACCGCCATATCGTCCGCGCCTTGAAGCTGCTGCAGGAAAGCCCGCAGTGGAACAACATGGTGGTGGTGGTGACCGTCGATGAAAACGGCGGCTGGTGGGACCACGTGGCACCGCCCAAGGGCGACCGCTGGGGCCCGGGCACACGGGTTCCGGCCCTGGTGGTGTCGCCGTTCGCACGCAAAGGCACGGTTGACCACACGCTCTACGACACCGCGTCGATCCTGCGCTTGATCACCCGCGTGTTTCAGCTGGAGACCCTGGACGGCCTCAAGCAAAGGGATGCCGCGATGATCGCGCGCGGCCAGAAACCCATGGGGGATTTGAGCAATGCCTTGCAGTTCAGCGTGTAG
- a CDS encoding nucleotidyltransferase family protein: MKPSIALDLQRAAVREVVGRFRISNPRVFGSVLLGTDHEGSDLDLLVDAPPGTTLFDLGGLQVELESLLGVNVDLLTPGDLPLKFRAKVLAEARPV, translated from the coding sequence GTGAAACCATCAATTGCACTTGATCTACAAAGAGCCGCTGTTAGAGAAGTGGTCGGGCGTTTTCGTATATCAAATCCGAGAGTGTTTGGGTCTGTATTACTGGGGACCGATCACGAAGGCAGTGACCTGGACCTGCTGGTCGACGCGCCGCCGGGAACGACACTTTTTGATCTCGGTGGGTTGCAGGTAGAGCTTGAAAGCTTGCTGGGCGTCAATGTGGATCTGCTGACCCCCGGTGATTTGCCTTTGAAGTTTCGCGCGAAGGTGTTGGCTGAGGCTCGTCCGGTATGA
- a CDS encoding DUF86 domain-containing protein — translation MTENRLGDYLEHIKQACTDAITFVEGLSKEEFLEDRRTQQAVVMSLIIIGEASTKIMDRHPDFATEHSYIPWRNMRAMRNRIAHGYFDINFDVVWDTIQSALPDLLERLPLTE, via the coding sequence ATGACGGAAAATCGCCTTGGGGATTATCTGGAACACATCAAGCAAGCTTGCACTGACGCGATTACCTTTGTTGAGGGGTTAAGCAAAGAAGAGTTCTTGGAGGACAGGCGAACGCAACAAGCAGTGGTCATGAGCCTGATCATCATTGGTGAGGCGTCGACGAAAATCATGGACCGGCACCCCGACTTCGCTACAGAACATTCATACATTCCCTGGCGCAATATGCGCGCGATGCGCAATCGAATTGCTCACGGTTACTTCGATATCAACTTCGATGTCGTTTGGGACACGATACAAAGCGCATTGCCCGATTTGCTGGAGCGCCTTCCCCTCACTGAATGA
- a CDS encoding short-chain fatty acid transporter, giving the protein MADAIEESRYARFALRCSNFAERWFPDSWVFAALAVIIVAVATLGMGAAPSEAAKAFGDGFWSLIPFTMQMAFVVIGGYVVASSPPAVKLIDRLARIPKNGRSAVAWVALISMVASLLNWGLSLVFGGLLVRALARRTDLRMDYRAAGAAAYLGLGAVWALGLSSSAAQLQANPGSLPPSILAITGMIPFTETIFLWQSGVLLLALIIVSLIIAYATAPGPNSARDAKACGVDPAFNLPKPQAPTRPGEWLEHSPLLTILLALLAAGWLFHEFSTKPAISAISGLNTYNFLFIMVGALLHWRPRSFLDAVARAVPTTTGVLIQFPLYGSIAALMTVVKGGDGQTLAHHISLFFTSIASHDTYALLMGVYSAVLGFFIPSGGGKWIIEAPYVMQVANDLQYHLGWAVQIYNAAEALPNLINPFYMLPLLGVLGLKARDLIGFSFVQLLVHTPLVLFLLWALGTTLTYLPPVMP; this is encoded by the coding sequence GTGGCCGATGCTATCGAAGAAAGCCGCTATGCCCGATTTGCCTTGCGTTGCTCCAACTTCGCCGAGCGCTGGTTCCCCGACTCCTGGGTGTTCGCCGCCCTCGCCGTGATCATCGTTGCCGTGGCAACCCTGGGCATGGGTGCTGCGCCCAGCGAAGCCGCCAAAGCCTTTGGAGACGGGTTCTGGAGCCTGATCCCGTTCACCATGCAGATGGCCTTTGTGGTGATCGGTGGTTATGTGGTCGCCAGTTCGCCGCCTGCGGTAAAGCTGATTGACCGCCTGGCGCGCATCCCGAAGAACGGCCGTTCGGCGGTGGCCTGGGTCGCGTTGATTTCCATGGTGGCCTCCTTGCTCAACTGGGGCCTGTCCCTGGTGTTCGGCGGTCTGCTGGTACGTGCGCTGGCCCGTCGCACGGATTTGCGCATGGACTACCGCGCCGCTGGCGCTGCGGCCTACCTGGGCCTGGGTGCCGTGTGGGCGCTGGGGTTGTCGTCGTCGGCCGCGCAGTTGCAGGCCAACCCGGGAAGCTTGCCGCCGTCGATCCTGGCGATCACCGGGATGATCCCGTTTACCGAGACCATCTTCCTGTGGCAATCCGGCGTGCTGTTGCTGGCGCTGATCATCGTGTCGCTGATCATCGCCTACGCCACCGCGCCGGGCCCGAACAGTGCGCGGGATGCCAAGGCCTGCGGTGTCGACCCGGCATTCAACCTGCCCAAGCCGCAGGCGCCGACCCGACCCGGCGAATGGCTGGAGCACAGCCCGTTGCTGACTATTCTGCTGGCGCTGCTGGCGGCCGGTTGGCTGTTCCACGAGTTCTCGACCAAACCGGCGATCAGCGCCATCTCGGGGCTCAACACCTATAACTTCCTGTTCATCATGGTCGGCGCGCTCCTGCACTGGCGCCCGCGCAGCTTCCTCGATGCCGTGGCCCGCGCCGTGCCGACCACCACGGGCGTGCTGATCCAGTTCCCGCTGTACGGCTCGATTGCGGCGCTGATGACCGTGGTCAAGGGCGGCGACGGCCAGACCCTGGCGCACCATATCTCACTATTCTTCACCTCCATTGCGTCCCACGACACCTACGCGCTGCTGATGGGCGTGTACTCGGCGGTGCTGGGCTTCTTCATCCCCTCCGGCGGCGGCAAGTGGATCATCGAAGCGCCTTACGTGATGCAAGTGGCCAATGACCTGCAGTATCACCTGGGCTGGGCGGTGCAGATCTACAACGCGGCCGAAGCGTTGCCGAACTTGATCAACCCGTTCTATATGCTGCCGTTGCTTGGGGTATTGGGGTTGAAGGCGCGGGACCTGATCGGGTTTTCGTTCGTGCAATTGCTGGTGCACACGCCGCTGGTGTTGTTCCTGCTGTGGGCGTTGGGGACGACGTTGACGTATTTGCCGCCGGTGATGCCATAA
- a CDS encoding MFS transporter translates to MTATFSSQAQRFSRSDYKTLGLAALGGALEIYDFIIFVFFALTLSQLFFPPEMPEWLRLLQSFGIFVTGYLARPLGGILMAHFADHLGRKRVFSLSILMMALPCLLIGIMPTYAQIGYFAPLILLALRVLQGAAVGGEVPSAWTFVAEHAPRSHRGYALGFLQAGLTFGYLLGALTATLLAQVFTPAEILDYAWRLPFLLGGVFGVIGVWLRRWLSETPVFLEMQARRQAAAELPLRTVLRDHRAVLLPAMILTCVLTSAVVVLVVITPTMMQKTFGMSPSHTFALSALGIVFLNIGCVLAGLLVDRIGAWRAVLVYSLLLPVGVFILYASLINGGVWLGAAYAVAGLSCGVVGAVPSVMIGLFPAHVRVSGISFTYNIAYALWASTTPLMLIALMPTSPWICVGYCVVMGAVGVGSVALFGKRHTLAG, encoded by the coding sequence ATGACTGCCACCTTTTCGTCACAGGCGCAGCGTTTTTCCCGCTCCGACTACAAAACCCTGGGCCTGGCCGCCCTCGGTGGCGCCTTGGAAATCTACGATTTCATTATCTTCGTGTTCTTCGCGCTGACCCTCAGCCAACTGTTTTTCCCCCCGGAAATGCCCGAGTGGCTACGCCTGCTGCAGAGCTTTGGCATCTTCGTCACCGGCTATCTCGCGCGCCCGTTGGGTGGCATTCTGATGGCGCACTTTGCCGATCACCTGGGACGCAAGCGCGTGTTCAGCCTGAGCATCCTGATGATGGCCTTGCCCTGCCTGCTGATCGGCATCATGCCGACCTACGCGCAAATCGGCTATTTCGCACCGCTGATCCTGCTGGCGCTGCGCGTGTTGCAAGGCGCTGCGGTGGGCGGTGAAGTGCCCAGCGCCTGGACCTTCGTCGCTGAACACGCCCCGCGCAGCCATCGCGGTTATGCCCTTGGTTTTCTGCAAGCCGGCCTGACGTTCGGCTACTTGCTCGGCGCACTCACGGCCACCCTGCTTGCACAGGTTTTTACCCCGGCCGAGATACTCGACTACGCCTGGCGCTTGCCCTTCCTGCTCGGCGGCGTATTCGGCGTGATTGGCGTATGGCTGCGCCGCTGGCTCAGCGAAACCCCGGTATTCCTCGAAATGCAGGCCCGCCGCCAGGCCGCTGCCGAACTGCCGCTGCGCACCGTATTGCGCGACCACCGCGCCGTGTTGCTGCCAGCGATGATCCTCACCTGTGTGCTCACGTCGGCGGTGGTGGTCCTGGTTGTCATCACCCCGACCATGATGCAGAAAACCTTCGGCATGAGCCCCAGCCACACCTTCGCCTTGAGCGCGTTGGGAATTGTGTTCCTCAACATCGGCTGCGTGCTGGCTGGCCTGCTGGTCGACCGCATTGGCGCCTGGCGCGCGGTGCTGGTCTACAGTCTGCTGCTGCCGGTGGGGGTGTTTATCCTGTATGCCAGCCTGATCAACGGCGGCGTCTGGCTGGGCGCGGCGTATGCCGTGGCCGGCTTGAGCTGCGGGGTGGTGGGCGCGGTGCCGTCGGTGATGATCGGACTGTTTCCGGCGCATGTGCGCGTATCGGGAATTTCCTTCACCTACAACATCGCCTATGCGCTGTGGGCGAGCACTACGCCGCTGATGTTGATTGCGTTGATGCCCACTAGTCCGTGGATTTGCGTGGGCTATTGCGTGGTGATGGGGGCGGTGGGGGTGGGGAGCGTGGCGCTGTTCGGCAAGCGCCACACCTTGGCGGGCTGA
- a CDS encoding PAS domain-containing methyl-accepting chemotaxis protein: MFNTRLKQELSALREELSSLLQVKESLENEMLCLTLGPDGRVEWANANFLRELAYPLGEIVGRPIEDLTPAHIRQNEFQLRFKHALARGEHFAGAVRLMRGTGKEAWLRSILQPVRSSDGRLLHFAMYSSDLTRTIESSREHENLITALMRSTALIEFDLDGQVLTANDRFLNAMGYSLAQIQGKHHRMFCEPQEYNSPEYQQFWKRLNAGEFVAARFKRVDSHGRLVWLEATYNPVVDANERLYKVVKFATVITDQVNRELAVAEAANIAYSTSRQTDDSAQRGTTVVTQAVEVMRDLAEHMQRAGEGIEALNAQSQVIGSIVKTISGIAEQTNLLALNAAIEAARAGEQGRGFAVVADEVRQLASRTSKATEEIVGVVRQNQDMARDAVALMVGGRQQAEQGLALAAEAGTVIVEIQDGAQKVVSAVGQFANQLTN; this comes from the coding sequence ATGTTCAATACCCGCCTGAAGCAGGAGCTGTCGGCTCTTCGCGAAGAATTGTCGAGCTTGCTCCAGGTCAAAGAGAGCCTGGAAAACGAAATGCTGTGTCTGACGCTCGGTCCTGATGGGCGGGTGGAGTGGGCGAATGCCAACTTCCTGAGGGAACTGGCCTACCCGTTGGGCGAGATTGTGGGGCGGCCGATCGAAGACCTGACGCCCGCCCACATCCGCCAGAACGAATTCCAGTTGCGCTTCAAGCATGCGCTGGCGCGTGGCGAACATTTCGCGGGTGCCGTGCGCCTGATGCGTGGCACTGGCAAAGAGGCGTGGCTACGCTCGATCCTACAGCCGGTGCGCAGTTCGGACGGGCGCCTCCTGCATTTTGCGATGTATTCCAGCGACCTCACGCGCACCATCGAGAGTTCGCGTGAACATGAAAACCTGATCACCGCGCTGATGCGCTCCACTGCGTTGATCGAGTTCGACCTGGACGGGCAGGTGCTCACCGCCAACGACCGCTTCCTCAACGCCATGGGTTACAGCCTGGCGCAGATCCAGGGTAAACATCACCGTATGTTTTGTGAACCGCAGGAATACAACAGCCCTGAGTATCAACAATTCTGGAAGCGCCTGAACGCCGGCGAGTTCGTCGCGGCGCGCTTCAAACGCGTGGACAGTCATGGCCGCCTGGTGTGGTTGGAAGCCACCTATAACCCGGTGGTTGACGCCAATGAGCGGCTGTACAAAGTGGTCAAGTTCGCCACGGTGATCACCGACCAGGTCAACCGCGAGCTTGCGGTGGCCGAGGCCGCCAACATTGCCTACAGCACCTCCCGGCAAACCGATGACAGCGCCCAGCGCGGCACCACTGTGGTGACCCAGGCGGTGGAGGTAATGCGTGACCTGGCCGAGCATATGCAGCGGGCCGGCGAAGGTATCGAGGCGTTGAACGCCCAGTCGCAAGTGATCGGCAGCATCGTCAAGACCATCAGCGGCATCGCTGAACAGACCAACCTGCTGGCGCTCAACGCGGCCATTGAAGCTGCGCGGGCCGGTGAGCAGGGACGTGGCTTTGCGGTGGTGGCCGATGAGGTGCGGCAATTGGCTTCTCGGACCAGCAAAGCCACCGAAGAAATAGTCGGCGTCGTGCGTCAGAACCAGGACATGGCCCGCGACGCAGTAGCCTTGATGGTAGGCGGCCGCCAGCAAGCCGAGCAAGGCCTGGCGCTGGCGGCGGAGGCGGGCACGGTGATCGTGGAGATTCAGGATGGCGCGCAAAAAGTGGTGAGTGCCGTCGGGCAATTTGCCAACCAACTGACGAACTGA
- a CDS encoding AraC family transcriptional regulator: MGNPTHTLDWLHRAPHASGLDRIEAYFAGFAFDPHRHDTYAIGRTLFGVQSFHYRGGMTHSLPGTTMVIHPDEVHDGRAGSAEGFKYRMIYVQPALIQQILGGKPLPFIPGGVSTDPRLHRASEVLLQSLDCPIDAMQEQDAMFDLAQTLSDACGAITSRKSFDYIAAERAREFIHSALGRSITLDEMAEHAERDRWALSRDFRLLFGTSPYRYLTMRRLDLVRQLLAQGLPLVDAAMTAGFTDQSHMTRQFRSAYGMPPSRWVKMLGR; the protein is encoded by the coding sequence ATGGGCAACCCTACCCACACCCTCGACTGGCTGCACCGCGCCCCGCACGCCAGCGGCCTGGACCGTATCGAGGCGTACTTTGCCGGCTTTGCGTTCGACCCTCATCGCCATGACACTTACGCCATCGGCCGCACGTTGTTCGGCGTGCAGAGTTTTCATTATCGCGGCGGCATGACCCATAGCTTGCCCGGCACCACCATGGTCATTCACCCCGATGAAGTCCATGACGGCCGCGCAGGCAGCGCGGAGGGCTTCAAGTACCGGATGATTTATGTGCAGCCGGCGCTGATCCAGCAGATCCTCGGCGGTAAGCCGTTGCCCTTCATACCCGGCGGTGTGTCCACCGACCCTCGGCTGCATCGCGCCAGCGAAGTGTTGCTGCAAAGCCTGGATTGCCCGATCGACGCGATGCAGGAGCAGGACGCGATGTTCGACCTGGCCCAAACGCTGAGCGACGCGTGCGGCGCAATCACCAGCCGCAAATCCTTTGACTACATCGCCGCCGAGCGCGCCCGGGAATTTATCCACAGCGCCCTGGGCCGCAGCATCACCCTGGATGAAATGGCCGAGCACGCCGAGCGCGACCGCTGGGCATTGTCGCGGGATTTCCGCCTGCTGTTCGGCACCAGCCCCTACCGCTACCTGACCATGCGTCGCTTGGACCTGGTGCGCCAATTGTTGGCCCAGGGCCTGCCACTGGTGGATGCGGCAATGACCGCCGGCTTCACCGACCAAAGCCACATGACTCGGCAGTTTCGCAGCGCCTACGGCATGCCGCCGTCGCGCTGGGTGAAGATGCTCGGGCGCTGA